One Sodalis praecaptivus DNA segment encodes these proteins:
- a CDS encoding DUF2590 family protein: MSDLLYIDLLIDRGDFALNAGNEPELCNNRQSIGQDIVHAILESGLATQLIAERSPTLRADIFTQLELLVESDERIVPGTVEVSEEGQKRLWVTANTYDFGTISYRVDV, translated from the coding sequence ATGAGCGATTTACTGTATATCGATTTGCTGATTGACCGCGGCGATTTTGCGCTCAATGCCGGCAATGAACCCGAATTGTGCAACAACCGTCAAAGTATCGGACAGGACATCGTGCATGCCATTTTAGAAAGCGGCTTAGCGACGCAGCTCATTGCCGAGCGCAGCCCCACATTACGCGCCGATATCTTTACGCAACTGGAATTATTGGTGGAAAGCGATGAACGCATTGTGCCGGGTACCGTTGAAGTAAGCGAAGAGGGGCAAAAGCGGCTTTGGGTCACCGCCAATACTTATGATTTTGGCACTATCTCGTATCGGGTGGATGTATGA
- a CDS encoding phage tail tape measure protein produces the protein MKQLDFTLSLIDKLSRPLKQAQSSLVGFAEKSKAASMQIGGGVLALAGAGMAIKGALSPAIEMFDALNDAAAKGIDDSVLKTVQRDAVRFSMTYGASAVAFVKSTEDINTAIAGLSNAELPKVTQVANTLAFALKSTAAETAEFMGQMYGNFAAEAQRLGKVPFAEQLAGKMVTMRKVFGTEMATIKDLMEGARGVGTNYGVGMDEQLAVLGQLRRTLGTEASSAYEGFMTSAIAGAKKLGLTFTDVNGKILSMPDMLTKLQNKYGQSLEGNLQAQAALDAAFGDSAAVVKHLYGNVALLQRNITALGGADGLKRTQEMAAGMVKPWDRFVEILKAIQTVIGLTLIPVLYPLLNRLADMGQTFARWMQLFPNIARVIGYAMLGLLSFAAAGAATNIVLGTGKLIALGARTVWKSLMLVTKLYTATLWLGKKALLAWNASLRMIRGTLLAVRMAAMLTGVAINFMSWPILLIVGAIALLAVGCYLLVKHWDTVKAAVMNTAAFTAVAGVVKWLAGVFTAAWQGIAEGWNRFIALLTGFSPSQALSGMAGGIVSMFDNVWQTIKGGFLTSWRWIVGKLNKIPGVNIALDKESTPALTTNTLSTGAKLKGTERGGINKSMSSHRQSVTDNSRKIGTVNIYPKETLAPGQLMEWQELGV, from the coding sequence ATGAAACAGTTAGATTTTACCTTAAGCCTTATTGATAAGCTGTCGCGCCCGTTAAAACAGGCGCAAAGCAGCCTTGTCGGCTTTGCGGAAAAATCAAAAGCGGCGTCAATGCAAATCGGCGGCGGGGTGCTGGCGCTGGCGGGCGCCGGCATGGCAATCAAAGGGGCATTATCGCCCGCCATAGAGATGTTTGACGCGCTCAATGATGCGGCCGCTAAAGGCATTGATGATTCCGTGCTGAAAACGGTGCAGCGTGACGCGGTGCGATTCAGCATGACCTATGGCGCGAGTGCGGTGGCGTTTGTGAAATCAACAGAAGACATCAACACCGCGATTGCTGGTTTGAGCAACGCCGAACTGCCCAAAGTCACGCAGGTGGCGAATACGCTGGCGTTTGCGCTCAAATCCACCGCAGCGGAAACGGCCGAATTTATGGGACAGATGTATGGCAATTTCGCCGCCGAGGCGCAGCGGCTGGGAAAGGTGCCGTTTGCCGAGCAGCTGGCCGGAAAGATGGTCACGATGCGTAAAGTGTTCGGCACCGAAATGGCCACCATTAAAGATTTGATGGAAGGGGCGCGCGGCGTGGGTACCAATTACGGCGTTGGGATGGATGAACAGCTGGCCGTGCTGGGCCAGCTGCGCCGCACGCTGGGTACGGAGGCCAGCAGCGCTTACGAAGGTTTTATGACCAGCGCCATCGCCGGCGCTAAAAAGCTGGGACTGACGTTTACCGATGTGAACGGCAAAATACTGTCCATGCCGGACATGCTGACGAAACTCCAAAATAAGTACGGTCAAAGCCTGGAGGGGAATTTACAGGCCCAGGCGGCGCTGGATGCGGCTTTTGGTGACAGCGCGGCGGTGGTGAAACACCTGTACGGCAATGTAGCGTTACTTCAGCGCAATATCACCGCGCTGGGTGGCGCCGATGGCCTGAAGCGTACGCAGGAAATGGCCGCAGGCATGGTGAAACCCTGGGATCGCTTCGTTGAAATTCTCAAAGCCATTCAGACCGTCATCGGATTAACGCTTATCCCGGTGCTGTATCCGCTGCTAAATCGCCTGGCAGATATGGGGCAGACTTTTGCCCGCTGGATGCAGCTGTTTCCCAATATCGCGCGTGTGATTGGCTATGCCATGCTGGGATTATTGAGCTTTGCCGCTGCGGGGGCAGCGACCAATATTGTACTGGGTACCGGCAAACTTATTGCCTTGGGCGCACGTACTGTCTGGAAATCATTAATGTTGGTGACAAAGCTCTATACCGCCACCTTGTGGTTAGGAAAAAAAGCCCTGCTTGCCTGGAATGCGTCTTTGCGAATGATCCGTGGCACGCTGTTGGCGGTGCGGATGGCGGCGATGTTAACTGGCGTGGCCATCAATTTTATGAGCTGGCCCATTTTATTGATTGTTGGCGCCATCGCGCTACTGGCAGTCGGGTGTTATCTGCTGGTGAAGCATTGGGATACGGTCAAAGCGGCGGTGATGAACACCGCGGCGTTTACCGCCGTTGCCGGCGTGGTGAAATGGCTTGCCGGGGTGTTTACTGCTGCCTGGCAAGGGATCGCTGAGGGCTGGAATCGCTTTATCGCGCTGCTGACCGGCTTTTCACCTTCACAGGCGTTAAGCGGCATGGCCGGCGGTATTGTGTCGATGTTTGATAATGTCTGGCAAACCATCAAAGGGGGCTTTTTGACATCATGGCGCTGGATTGTCGGTAAGCTCAATAAAATTCCCGGTGTCAATATCGCCCTGGACAAAGAAAGCACGCCCGCGCTTACCACGAACACACTTTCCACCGGCGCGAAATTAAAGGGCACTGAGCGCGGCGGTATCAATAAAAGCATGAGCAGTCACCGTCAGTCAGTGACCGATAACAGCAGGAAAATCGGCACGGTGAATATCTACCCGAAAGAAACCTTAGCGCCGGGGCAATTAATGGAATGGCAGGAGCTGGGCGTATGA
- a CDS encoding DUF6890 family protein, with amino-acid sequence MRVRAIEHNGLEQYLILRRLYLPQGRDTVDDIAAAIWLDNRYWENMHIAVANGISTAFKGSE; translated from the coding sequence TTGCGAGTCCGTGCCATTGAGCATAACGGACTCGAGCAGTATTTGATTTTACGCCGCCTGTATTTGCCGCAAGGCCGTGACACGGTAGACGATATCGCCGCCGCTATTTGGCTGGATAATCGCTATTGGGAAAACATGCATATTGCGGTGGCGAATGGGATTAGCACCGCTTTTAAAGGTTCGGAATGA
- a CDS encoding putative phage tail assembly chaperone: MEKIELVVCGQNIIFEPNQTAYNKFINEMAMDNKVAPAHNYLTRIVAVESKEALNDILTRPGAAIQLAGKVNEIYAPELEIEIKN; this comes from the coding sequence ATGGAAAAGATTGAATTAGTGGTTTGCGGTCAGAACATTATTTTTGAACCGAACCAGACAGCCTATAACAAGTTTATTAATGAAATGGCGATGGATAATAAAGTCGCGCCGGCGCACAACTATCTGACCCGTATTGTCGCGGTGGAAAGTAAAGAGGCGTTGAATGATATTCTGACCCGCCCCGGCGCGGCCATTCAATTAGCCGGCAAGGTGAATGAGATCTATGCGCCGGAACTGGAAATAGAAATAAAAAACTGA
- a CDS encoding M15 family metallopeptidase, which yields MTLSEKQQLFTVMVANLIDWAQDHGYRLTFGEAYRTPEQAALNAKKGSGITHSLHTLRLAVDFNVFVNGHYLEKTEDYLPLGEYWETLGGSWGGRFTSRPDGNHFSLEHNGVR from the coding sequence ATGACGTTAAGCGAGAAACAGCAGCTCTTCACGGTGATGGTGGCCAATCTGATTGACTGGGCACAAGACCACGGCTACCGGCTGACCTTTGGCGAAGCGTACCGCACGCCCGAGCAAGCGGCGCTCAATGCGAAAAAGGGCAGCGGCATCACCCACAGCCTGCATACACTGCGCCTGGCCGTGGATTTCAATGTCTTCGTGAATGGTCACTATCTGGAAAAAACCGAGGATTACCTCCCGTTGGGGGAATACTGGGAAACGCTGGGGGGGAGTTGGGGCGGGCGCTTTACGTCACGACCGGACGGCAATCATTTTAGCCTCGAACACAACGGGGTGCGCTAA
- a CDS encoding phage holin family protein — protein MQEYEKGFVTLAMMGALIALGKMLNSNEPVTIRLVTGRVIVGSALSLMAGVALYIVPDIHPLALAGIGSALGILGLNGVEAWLRKKGLCGFLTKGVRK, from the coding sequence ATGCAGGAATATGAAAAGGGATTTGTCACATTGGCGATGATGGGCGCACTGATTGCGCTGGGCAAAATGCTCAACAGTAATGAACCTGTCACGATCCGCCTGGTGACGGGGCGTGTCATTGTCGGCAGTGCGCTGTCATTGATGGCCGGCGTCGCGCTGTACATCGTACCGGATATTCACCCGCTGGCGCTGGCCGGCATCGGGTCGGCGCTGGGTATTTTAGGGCTAAATGGTGTCGAGGCCTGGCTGCGCAAGAAGGGGCTATGCGGTTTTCTGACCAAAGGGGTAAGGAAATGA
- a CDS encoding phage protein, with amino-acid sequence MTKRISGMSFDAYVDGELIHVEKISLDITDNSAAAQTRGVPDGHVDGDVAAEGEIEVSSKVLQVLTAKARAAGSWRGIAPVDFLFYAKAGSEEIKVETFGNKLQLNNVLDTDPKGGSLSTHKIKYFVTSPKFININGVPYLEAEATENLIG; translated from the coding sequence ATGACTAAGCGTATATCGGGCATGTCATTCGATGCCTACGTGGATGGCGAGCTGATCCACGTCGAGAAAATTTCACTGGATATCACCGACAACAGCGCCGCCGCGCAAACCCGTGGCGTGCCCGATGGCCACGTTGATGGTGATGTGGCCGCCGAGGGTGAAATCGAGGTGAGTTCAAAAGTGTTGCAGGTGTTGACCGCCAAAGCGCGCGCGGCAGGATCGTGGCGGGGGATTGCGCCCGTCGATTTTCTGTTTTATGCCAAAGCCGGCAGCGAGGAAATTAAAGTCGAGACTTTTGGCAATAAGCTGCAACTCAATAACGTGCTGGACACCGACCCGAAAGGGGGCAGCCTCTCCACACATAAAATCAAATATTTTGTCACCAGTCCGAAATTCATCAACATTAACGGCGTGCCGTATCTGGAAGCGGAAGCCACGGAAAATCTGATCGGGTAA
- a CDS encoding DUF2586 domain-containing protein — translation MSWPTVTVNQINQLLGETTDVERTLLFIGTGDKNVGKTLAVNAQSDFDALLGDADSPLKNDVLAAVANAGQNWWGFIHVLAADSKADAWATAVKAAQRVCSVEGVVLSDDISAKTIISQAATLRSELTAKYGRWVWFILAVQGMQEKEAQADYLKRLATLQQDIAEKGVQLVPRLWGNEPGVLAGRLCNRGVTIADSPARVKTGALLNLGSDEHPLDAAGAPLELATLQALEAQRFSVPMWYPDYDGFYWSDGRTLDVEGGDFQSIETLRIVDKAARRVRLLAIGKIADRSLNSTPGSIAAHQTLFARPLREMSTAANINGVSFPGEVKPPQDGDVTIVWKSKKAVDIYLVVRTYEVPLQITISLLLDASLEASA, via the coding sequence ATGAGCTGGCCCACTGTTACCGTTAACCAGATAAATCAGCTATTGGGCGAAACCACTGACGTGGAGCGCACGCTGCTGTTTATCGGGACCGGTGATAAAAATGTAGGGAAAACATTGGCTGTCAACGCACAGAGTGATTTTGATGCATTGCTTGGCGACGCTGACAGCCCGTTAAAAAACGATGTTTTAGCGGCCGTGGCTAACGCCGGTCAAAACTGGTGGGGCTTTATCCACGTACTGGCCGCAGACAGTAAAGCGGACGCGTGGGCGACGGCGGTCAAGGCCGCACAGCGCGTCTGTTCGGTGGAAGGGGTGGTGCTGTCGGATGATATTTCTGCCAAAACGATCATTAGTCAGGCGGCAACGCTGCGATCGGAACTGACAGCGAAATATGGCCGCTGGGTCTGGTTCATTCTCGCGGTGCAGGGTATGCAGGAAAAAGAGGCGCAGGCCGACTATCTGAAACGCCTGGCCACGTTACAACAAGACATTGCGGAAAAAGGGGTGCAACTGGTTCCCCGCCTGTGGGGCAATGAACCGGGGGTGCTGGCCGGCCGTCTGTGCAATCGAGGCGTGACCATTGCCGATAGCCCGGCGCGCGTCAAAACCGGGGCGCTTTTAAATTTAGGCAGCGATGAGCACCCGCTGGACGCTGCCGGCGCGCCGCTGGAATTGGCCACGCTTCAGGCGCTGGAAGCGCAGCGCTTTAGCGTGCCGATGTGGTATCCCGATTATGACGGCTTTTACTGGTCTGACGGGCGTACGCTCGATGTCGAGGGTGGCGATTTTCAGTCGATAGAGACGCTACGTATCGTTGATAAAGCCGCCCGCCGCGTGCGCCTGCTGGCGATCGGCAAAATTGCCGACCGGTCGCTTAACAGTACGCCGGGCAGCATTGCCGCGCATCAGACGCTGTTTGCCCGCCCGCTGCGCGAAATGTCCACGGCGGCCAATATCAATGGTGTGTCGTTCCCGGGGGAGGTGAAACCGCCGCAGGATGGTGACGTGACCATCGTCTGGAAGAGCAAAAAAGCGGTGGATATTTATCTGGTGGTGCGCACCTATGAAGTGCCATTGCAAATCACCATTAGTTTATTACTGGATGCCAGTCTGGAGGCCAGCGCATGA
- a CDS encoding phage virion morphogenesis protein — translation MIRAELNKEQFQQLQGALKRLALPAPKRRRLLWRIAKYGVEAAAKRNVRNQCSPDGEAWPGRKTRRKGKMLRQMPKLIRIREMPAIDSVRLYLFGGHYRNAKGPLPAGVVGYVQQQGMKVTVKREQVTGAKQDDRAATRRQAKRLRKAGYQVRKGKRWRKPGYQEIEQNMSARQAGLLIRKLENKPVKTSWQIDLPARAFLGIGQDEFNKALARQLQAIGFGWDVNAQDIRGRS, via the coding sequence ATGATCCGCGCGGAGCTGAACAAAGAACAGTTTCAGCAATTGCAAGGGGCATTGAAGCGCCTGGCGCTACCGGCGCCAAAACGGCGCCGGCTGCTATGGCGAATAGCCAAATACGGCGTGGAAGCGGCAGCGAAGCGCAACGTGCGTAACCAGTGCTCCCCAGACGGTGAGGCGTGGCCCGGCAGGAAAACCCGGCGTAAGGGCAAAATGTTGCGCCAGATGCCAAAGCTTATTCGCATCCGGGAAATGCCGGCGATTGACTCTGTCCGCCTGTACTTGTTCGGTGGTCATTATCGCAATGCTAAAGGCCCCTTGCCGGCTGGCGTGGTGGGTTATGTGCAACAGCAAGGGATGAAGGTCACCGTGAAGCGCGAACAGGTCACAGGCGCGAAACAGGACGACCGGGCCGCAACCCGGCGCCAGGCGAAACGCCTGCGCAAAGCCGGCTATCAGGTCCGAAAAGGAAAACGCTGGCGCAAGCCCGGCTATCAGGAAATAGAACAAAATATGTCCGCCCGCCAGGCCGGCTTGCTGATCCGTAAACTGGAAAATAAGCCGGTGAAAACCAGCTGGCAAATAGACTTGCCCGCCAGGGCGTTTCTGGGCATTGGACAGGATGAGTTTAACAAGGCGCTGGCGCGGCAGCTTCAGGCTATCGGGTTCGGCTGGGATGTTAACGCACAGGATATCAGGGGAAGATCATGA
- a CDS encoding phage tail protein: MSQLTSLTDFLIASMPKRAMQGFDSQMDEITFIPAQRDIGLGQYRIAVIRYNAVLTWERYPYREHDPKILMTLLMAWLSEDASGLLEETGLESELPEFDIDIIDQDTAIVVVTLPLADALDLIPDKDGPIPFDGQRWRLAAPDIWQADEVTVIPRTEGQA; this comes from the coding sequence ATGAGTCAGTTAACCTCATTGACCGATTTTCTCATCGCCTCTATGCCGAAAAGGGCGATGCAGGGGTTTGACAGTCAGATGGACGAAATCACCTTCATTCCGGCGCAGCGGGATATCGGGCTGGGGCAATATCGTATCGCCGTCATTCGCTATAACGCCGTGTTGACCTGGGAGCGTTACCCTTACCGCGAACACGATCCCAAAATTTTAATGACGTTATTAATGGCCTGGCTCAGTGAGGACGCCAGCGGGCTGCTTGAGGAAACCGGCCTTGAAAGTGAATTGCCGGAATTCGATATCGACATTATCGACCAGGACACGGCCATTGTGGTGGTCACGCTGCCGCTGGCTGATGCATTAGATCTGATACCGGATAAGGATGGGCCGATCCCGTTTGATGGCCAGCGCTGGCGATTGGCTGCCCCGGACATCTGGCAGGCTGACGAAGTGACGGTGATCCCGCGCACCGAGGGGCAAGCATGA
- a CDS encoding head completion/stabilization protein, which produces MFSGTAINYDDATLTNDGFWPDLNVSDFQSQRTIPADIDAATVRQALLTAAGEINDDLASVVAQLRSGGHDSAAAVPGMEIAGENLLCARYRKAVFARAKADLIGEFASVGRRDSHPGQESDDTRTSLIAESTLAVRRLKGLKRVTVAMI; this is translated from the coding sequence GTGTTTAGCGGAACTGCAATCAATTATGACGACGCAACGTTAACCAATGACGGTTTCTGGCCGGATTTAAACGTCAGCGATTTTCAGTCACAGCGGACCATACCGGCCGATATTGACGCGGCCACTGTTCGCCAGGCGCTGCTGACCGCCGCCGGCGAAATCAATGATGATTTGGCAAGCGTCGTTGCCCAACTTCGCAGCGGCGGCCATGACAGCGCGGCGGCGGTGCCAGGAATGGAAATAGCGGGTGAAAACCTGCTTTGCGCCCGCTATCGCAAAGCGGTGTTTGCCCGCGCCAAGGCCGACCTGATAGGGGAATTCGCCTCTGTCGGGCGCCGTGATAGCCACCCGGGACAGGAGAGCGACGACACGCGCACGAGTCTGATTGCTGAATCCACGCTGGCGGTGCGGCGCCTGAAGGGGCTGAAACGCGTTACGGTGGCGATGATATGA